In Malus sylvestris chromosome 16, drMalSylv7.2, whole genome shotgun sequence, the following are encoded in one genomic region:
- the LOC126608623 gene encoding aldehyde oxidase GLOX-like: MASVFKNLSFSSSIIPCIVPIFFSCFFIVSHSEYLSLTTSLPSSTTKISNVSDGGEWVLLHKSIGVSAMHMQLLKNDKVIIFDWTDMGPSNLSLRDGAACRHYLFHNRTINDCTAHSLIYDLATDTSRPLFVASETWCSSGALDANGALVQTGGYGDNGIRRIRTFSPCDDDSCQWVELPTNLSDRRWYASNQILPDGRVIVVGGRKAFTYEFYPKKNDESYDKLFYFRFLAETNDQGEENNLYPFLHLLPDGNLFIFANNRSILFDHSNNRIVKELPGMPVAVKRNYPSTGSSVLLPLKMNGVLSGSGLPEVEILICGGALPGAFNLSKNKIHVGASNSCGRIKLSDPHPKWVMEEMPMPRVMSDMLLLPTGDVIIINGASNGTAGWDAAENPVFNPVLYRTYESNPDRRFVVLNPSSIPRMYHSAAILVPDGKILVGGSNPHNEYNFRRAFPTDLSLQAFHPPYLGPLFAPLRPSILSVETRDDTVSYGQEFSVTFVLSVYRADPRISVALVTPSFTTHSFAMNQRMVVLDVALLEHLSTTAYKITAYGPPKNTVAPPGYYLLFLVHAGTPSHGVWVRVQ; this comes from the coding sequence ATGGCCTCCGTTTTCAAGAAcctttctttctcctcctccatTATCCCCTGCATCGTCCCCATATTCTTCTCCTGCTTCTTCATCGTCTCCCATTCCGAATACTTATCCCTTACGACGTCGCTGCCCTCCAGTACGACGAAAATTAGTAATGTATCCGACGGCGGCGAGTGGGTTCTTTTGCACAAGAGCATTGGCGTCTCGGCCATGCACATGCAGCTCCTCAAAAACGACAAAGTCATTATATTCGACTGGACCGATATGGGCCCTTCTAACCTCTCCCTCCGCGACGGTGCCGCCTGCCGTCATTACCTCTTCCACAACAGGACCATAAATGACTGCACCGCCCACTCCCTCATCTACGACCTCGCCACCGACACATCCCGCCCCCTCTTCGTCGCCTCCGAGACCTGGTGCTCCTCCGGCGCCCTCGATGCCAACGGTGCCCTCGTCCAAACAGGCGGATACGGCGACAACGGCATCCGAAGAATCCGCACATTCTCACCCTGCGACGACGACAGCTGTCAATGGGTCGAGCTCCCGACAAACCTCTCCGACCGCCGCTGGTACGCATCCAACCAGATACTCCCCGACGGACGCGTCATCGTCGTGGGAGGAAGAAAAGCCTTCACCTACGAGTTCTACCCCAAGAAAAACGACGAGTCGTACGACAAGTTGTTCTACTTCCGGTTCTTGGCGGAGACCAACGACCAGGGCGAGGAGAACAATCTTTACCCGTTCTTGCACCTTTTGCCCGACGGGAACCTCTTCATCTTCGCAAACAACCGGTCAATCTTGTTTGATCACAGTAACAACCGGATCGTTAAGGAACTCCCCGGTATGCCGGTCGCCGTCAAGCGGAACTATCCCAGTACGGGGTCCTCCGTCCTCCTCCCGCTCAAAATGAACGGGGTCTTGTCCGGGTCGGGTCTGCCCGAAGTTGAAATCTTGATATGTGGCGGGGCGCTTCCCGGAGCTTTTAACTTGTCGAAAAATAAAATACACGTCGGCGCCTCCAACAGCTGCGGTCGGATAAAGTTGTCCGACCCGCATCCGAAATGGGTCATGGAGGAAATGCCCATGCCACGTGTCATGTCCGACATGCTGCTACTGCCAACTGGTGACGTCATCATCATCAACGGCGCATCGAACGGGACGGCGGGCTGGGACGCCGCTGAAAACCCGGTTTTCAACCCGGTCTTGTACCGGACCTACGAATCGAATCCGGACCGGAGATTCGTGGTGCTGAATCCGAGCAGCATTCCAAGAATGTACCACTCCGCCGCTATTCTTGTGCCAGATGGCAAAATATTGGTGGGCGGCAGCAACCCGCACAATGAGTACAACTTCAGGAGAGCTTTCCCCACTGATCTCAGCCTGCAGGCGTTCCACCCGCCGTACCTGGGCCCACTCTTCGCTCCCTTGCGGCCGTCGATCCTGTCCGTCGAAACGAGGGACGATACCGTATCGTACGGGCAGGAGTTTTCTGTTACCTTTGTTTTATCCGTGTACCGGGCGGATCCCCGGATTTCTGTGGCGCTGGTAACGCCGTCGTTTACTACGCACTCGTTCGCAATGAATCAGAGGATGGTGGTTTTGGACGTGGCACTCCTGGAGCACCTGTCGACGACTGCTTACAAGATTACGGCGTATGGCCCACCGAAGAACACGGTGGCCCCACCTGGTTACTACTTGCTTTTTCTTGTCCACGCTGGCACTCCCAGCCACGGTGTCTGGGTTCGGGTGCAGTGA
- the LOC126608712 gene encoding protein TWIN LOV 1-like isoform X1, producing the protein MESELGLIEQSFISRYSLWVQEALGELPDSFTITDPWISGHPIVFASKEFLKMSGYSKNEVVGRNGRVFQGPGTCRRSVMEVREAIREERAVQINLLNYRKDGTPFWMLFHMCPVFGKEDGRVIHFVGVQVPISRKPRRSGGRNGVGLCEEGSRMSEIVYGSCRKEVCFDSLVDLGRVLSLESALDDADSRGFNIEESCEASDVEKTRAATAINNILSVLTHYSELTGRLVCGKRCNLCGVGLLSSALNISLGRIKQSFVLTDSHLPDMPIVYASDAFFKLTGYTRHEVLGRNCRFLSGTDTDPSMIYRIKESIQNETACTVRILNYRKDKNSFWNLLHISPIRNASGKIAYFVGVQMEEGCKNQVEHGLSPEMRQLSTVGAVRIAVRSLTMGAGASKS; encoded by the exons ATGGAATCGGAGCTGGGTTTAATCGAGCAGTCGTTCATCAGCCGCTACTCGCTCTGGGTCCAGGAAGCTCTGGGGGAACTGCCCGATAGCTTCACGATCACTGACCCTTGGATTTCCGGGCACCCAATCGTGTTCGCGAGCAAAGAGTTCCTGAAAATGTCGGGATATTCGAAGAACGAGGTGGTCGGGAGGAACGGCAGAGTGTTTCAGGGTCCGGGGACTTGCAGGCGGTCGGTCATGGAGGTCCGGGAGGCCATCAGGGAGGAGCGAGCCGTCCAGATTAATTTGCTGAATTATCGGAAAGACGGGACGCCCTTTTGGATGCTGTTTCATATGTGTCCTGTTTTTGGGAAGGAGGATGGGAGGGTGATTCATTTCGTGGGAGTTCAGGTTCCGATTTCGAGGAAGCCGAGGCGGTCTGGTGGGAGAAATGGGGTTGGTTTGTGTGAGGAGGGGTCTAGGATGAGTGAGATTGTTTACGGATCGTGTCGAAAAGAGGTGTGCTTTGATTCTTTGGTTGATTTGGGTCGTGTTTTGTCATTGGAATCTGCATTGGACGATGCTGATAGCAGAG GATTCAACATTGAAGAATCGTGTGAGGCAAGTGATGTAGAGAAGACGAGAGCTGCAACTGCTATTAATAACATCTTGTCCGTGCTAACGCACTATAGCGAGTTAACGGGCAGATTAGTTTGTGGGAAGAGATGCAACTTATGTGGGGTGGGACTTCTCAGTTCAGCCTTAAATATATCTCTTGGTAGAATCAAACAAAGCTTTGTATT AACTGATTCACACTTACCGGATATGCCTATAGTTTATGCAAGTGATGCCTTCTTCAAATTGACAG GTTATACCAGACATGAAGTCTTGGGGCGCAATTGTAGATTTTTGAGTGGGACGGATACAGACCCCTCAATGATATATCGG ATAAAGGAAAGCATTCAAAACGAAACAGCATGCACAGTACGTATCTTGAATTACAG GAAGGATAAAAATTCATTTTGGAATCTCCTTCACATATCACCTATTCGTAATGCTTCTGGCAAG ATTGCGTACTTTGTGGGTGTTCAGATGGAAGAAGGGTGTAAGAACCAGGTCGAACATGGGCTAAGCCCCGAGATGAGGCAGCTTAGCACTGTTGGTGCAGTCAGAATTGCAGTGCGGAGCTTAACAATGGGTGCCGGCGCTTCCAAGTCTTAA
- the LOC126608712 gene encoding protein TWIN LOV 1-like isoform X2, with product MESELGLIEQSFISRYSLWVQEALGELPDSFTITDPWISGHPIVFASKEFLKMSGYSKNEVVGRNGRVFQGPGTCRRSVMEVREAIREERAVQINLLNYRKDGTPFWMLFHMCPVFGKEDGRVIHFVGVQVPISRKPRRSGGRNGVGLCEEGSRMSEIVYGSCRKEVCFDSLVDLGRVLSLESALDDADSRGFNIEESCEASDVEKTRAATAINNILSVLTHYSELTGRLVCGKRCNLCGVGLLSSALNISLGRIKQSFVLTDSHLPDMPIVYASDAFFKLTGYTRHEVLGRNCRFLSGTDTDPSMIYRIKESIQNETACTVRILNYRKDKNSFWNLLHISPIRNASGKMEEGCKNQVEHGLSPEMRQLSTVGAVRIAVRSLTMGAGASKS from the exons ATGGAATCGGAGCTGGGTTTAATCGAGCAGTCGTTCATCAGCCGCTACTCGCTCTGGGTCCAGGAAGCTCTGGGGGAACTGCCCGATAGCTTCACGATCACTGACCCTTGGATTTCCGGGCACCCAATCGTGTTCGCGAGCAAAGAGTTCCTGAAAATGTCGGGATATTCGAAGAACGAGGTGGTCGGGAGGAACGGCAGAGTGTTTCAGGGTCCGGGGACTTGCAGGCGGTCGGTCATGGAGGTCCGGGAGGCCATCAGGGAGGAGCGAGCCGTCCAGATTAATTTGCTGAATTATCGGAAAGACGGGACGCCCTTTTGGATGCTGTTTCATATGTGTCCTGTTTTTGGGAAGGAGGATGGGAGGGTGATTCATTTCGTGGGAGTTCAGGTTCCGATTTCGAGGAAGCCGAGGCGGTCTGGTGGGAGAAATGGGGTTGGTTTGTGTGAGGAGGGGTCTAGGATGAGTGAGATTGTTTACGGATCGTGTCGAAAAGAGGTGTGCTTTGATTCTTTGGTTGATTTGGGTCGTGTTTTGTCATTGGAATCTGCATTGGACGATGCTGATAGCAGAG GATTCAACATTGAAGAATCGTGTGAGGCAAGTGATGTAGAGAAGACGAGAGCTGCAACTGCTATTAATAACATCTTGTCCGTGCTAACGCACTATAGCGAGTTAACGGGCAGATTAGTTTGTGGGAAGAGATGCAACTTATGTGGGGTGGGACTTCTCAGTTCAGCCTTAAATATATCTCTTGGTAGAATCAAACAAAGCTTTGTATT AACTGATTCACACTTACCGGATATGCCTATAGTTTATGCAAGTGATGCCTTCTTCAAATTGACAG GTTATACCAGACATGAAGTCTTGGGGCGCAATTGTAGATTTTTGAGTGGGACGGATACAGACCCCTCAATGATATATCGG ATAAAGGAAAGCATTCAAAACGAAACAGCATGCACAGTACGTATCTTGAATTACAG GAAGGATAAAAATTCATTTTGGAATCTCCTTCACATATCACCTATTCGTAATGCTTCTGGCAAG ATGGAAGAAGGGTGTAAGAACCAGGTCGAACATGGGCTAAGCCCCGAGATGAGGCAGCTTAGCACTGTTGGTGCAGTCAGAATTGCAGTGCGGAGCTTAACAATGGGTGCCGGCGCTTCCAAGTCTTAA